The Micromonospora sp. WMMD961 genome has a segment encoding these proteins:
- a CDS encoding tetratricopeptide repeat protein, with amino-acid sequence MLADVLVRAVETAVGAHLRKRDFDRRLRAATERAVERFRDRHLSVDRELTSFLLDDAPVLDLPSVGEALRQLVLYPARSEDQASDDFAQVLRRFAPSVNEERVDRALQELVRCLRDELQHLPELQPSFALMYQQQQLEVLRATARPTSPAPSDRSSRHNLPHRTYHRLVGRATELELVLKRMRPEDRTWVVVIDGIGGVGKTSLALEAAYQLIDGDPGQRQFDAAIWVSAKQTLLTAHGINTRQPELAVLRDLFTVMGSVLGRGELIQMPFREQRAVIGELLSGDTRILLVLDNLETVDDNEIAAFLRDLPQPTKAIVTSRHRLDVAYSLRLSGLPQDEAAQLIAAQADQRDLVLSQAEASALTRKTGGIPLAIVWSLSLMNLGHSVESVLRRLGSGHSDIAAFCFRESVRAVEGTEALWVLAAIAMFEDPVDRTLLGRAAGLGEDVVARDDGIQTLIQLSLIDLRAGMFTLLPLTRTYVERLLEEHPDLRDRVRAAWLTTMLEVAAQYRLPDPSWRDLTRLRSLGPHLHVAYAWARDSGQVHHALALAGAVLADLDAVGRWDDLLATCAEVESYASSTAADELVLHTGWYQNWIYAQRGEFDQAWLALDRVSHLPTTPEERLRHQVCCAQTYRREGRHEEAAAHLDQAQALVPDLTMPAASGLVAHLTFEAGKLARDLGDWDAAERAFRETSRVFDPEAVTRALADGETPTYDPEWAVRVLGNLGVVEHRRDNLASASALLQRAVDFTREHGSASNLATLLIRLADVQLDQGRVHEAATTLSEATRLAARLGMREEVRAGERLTLKHRALKGAGAPEAASGSTSTG; translated from the coding sequence ATGCTGGCAGACGTCCTCGTGCGAGCCGTGGAGACGGCCGTCGGCGCCCACCTTCGCAAGCGGGACTTCGATCGGCGGCTACGGGCGGCCACAGAGCGGGCGGTGGAGCGTTTCCGCGACCGGCACCTCTCGGTCGACCGGGAACTGACCTCGTTCCTCCTGGACGACGCGCCGGTTCTGGACCTACCCAGCGTCGGTGAGGCGCTACGGCAGCTCGTGCTGTACCCGGCCCGCTCGGAGGACCAGGCGAGCGACGACTTCGCCCAGGTGCTCCGACGCTTCGCCCCGTCGGTGAACGAGGAGAGAGTCGACCGGGCCCTGCAGGAACTCGTCCGCTGCCTCCGCGACGAGCTACAACACCTGCCGGAGCTCCAACCGTCCTTCGCCCTGATGTACCAGCAACAACAGCTTGAGGTGCTGCGCGCGACGGCTCGGCCGACCTCCCCGGCACCGAGCGACCGATCGTCGCGGCACAACCTGCCACACCGGACGTACCACCGACTCGTCGGGCGAGCCACGGAGCTTGAGCTGGTGCTCAAGCGGATGCGTCCCGAGGATCGGACGTGGGTGGTCGTGATCGACGGCATCGGGGGCGTGGGCAAGACGTCGCTGGCCCTGGAGGCGGCGTACCAACTGATCGACGGCGACCCAGGGCAACGGCAGTTCGACGCGGCGATCTGGGTCTCGGCGAAACAGACTCTGCTGACCGCACACGGCATCAACACGCGGCAGCCCGAGCTGGCCGTGCTCCGGGACCTGTTCACAGTGATGGGCTCGGTGCTCGGACGCGGCGAACTGATCCAGATGCCGTTCCGCGAACAGCGGGCCGTCATCGGGGAACTACTCTCCGGTGACACCAGGATCCTGCTCGTCCTGGACAACCTGGAGACCGTCGACGACAACGAGATCGCCGCCTTCCTGCGCGACCTGCCCCAGCCCACCAAGGCGATCGTCACGTCCCGGCACCGCCTCGACGTCGCCTACTCCCTCCGCCTGTCCGGGCTGCCGCAGGACGAGGCGGCGCAGCTGATCGCCGCCCAGGCCGACCAGCGTGACCTTGTGCTGAGTCAGGCGGAGGCGTCCGCGCTCACTCGCAAGACGGGCGGTATTCCGCTCGCCATCGTCTGGAGCCTGAGTCTGATGAACCTCGGGCACTCGGTCGAATCCGTGCTCCGACGCCTCGGCTCCGGTCACAGCGACATCGCCGCCTTCTGCTTCCGGGAGAGCGTCCGGGCGGTGGAGGGCACGGAGGCGCTGTGGGTGCTCGCGGCGATCGCCATGTTCGAGGATCCCGTGGACCGCACTCTCCTCGGTCGCGCGGCGGGCCTCGGCGAGGACGTCGTCGCCCGGGACGACGGCATCCAGACGCTCATCCAACTGTCGCTGATCGACCTGCGGGCCGGCATGTTCACGCTACTGCCGCTGACCCGGACGTACGTCGAACGTCTCCTGGAGGAACACCCCGACCTCCGCGACCGGGTACGCGCCGCCTGGCTGACCACCATGCTGGAGGTCGCCGCCCAGTACCGGCTGCCCGATCCGAGCTGGCGTGATCTCACTCGGCTGCGCTCCCTCGGCCCGCACCTGCACGTCGCGTACGCCTGGGCGCGTGACAGCGGGCAGGTCCACCACGCGCTGGCGCTCGCCGGTGCGGTGCTGGCCGACCTCGACGCCGTGGGCCGGTGGGACGACCTGCTCGCGACCTGCGCGGAGGTCGAGAGCTACGCGTCCTCCACGGCTGCCGACGAGCTCGTCCTGCACACCGGCTGGTACCAGAACTGGATCTACGCACAGCGAGGCGAGTTCGACCAGGCGTGGCTCGCCCTCGACCGGGTCTCGCACCTACCGACGACGCCCGAGGAACGCTTACGCCATCAGGTCTGCTGCGCGCAGACGTACCGTCGGGAGGGACGCCACGAGGAGGCCGCGGCGCACCTCGACCAGGCGCAGGCGTTGGTGCCCGACCTCACCATGCCGGCGGCGTCCGGCCTGGTGGCCCACCTGACGTTCGAGGCGGGGAAGCTGGCACGCGACCTGGGCGACTGGGACGCGGCCGAGCGCGCCTTCCGCGAGACCAGTCGAGTGTTCGACCCCGAGGCGGTCACCCGGGCGTTGGCCGACGGCGAGACTCCGACGTACGACCCCGAGTGGGCGGTACGCGTCCTCGGCAACCTCGGCGTGGTCGAGCATCGCCGCGACAACCTCGCGTCGGCCTCGGCGTTGCTCCAACGGGCGGTCGACTTCACCCGGGAGCACGGCAGCGCGTCCAACCTGGCCACTCTCCTGATCCGCCTCGCCGACGTCCAGCTGGACCAGGGCCGAGTGCACGAAGCCGCCACGACCCTGAGCGAGGCGACCCGGCTCGCCGCGCGGCTGGGGATGCGCGAGGAGGTCAGGGCCGGCGAGCGGCTGACGCTGAAGCACCGTGCTCTCAAGGGGGCGGGGGCACCAGAGGCTGCCTCGGGGTCGACGTCGACCGGATGA
- a CDS encoding alcohol dehydrogenase catalytic domain-containing protein, with amino-acid sequence MRQAVFVAPRRVEVRDVPEPQRAAQQVLVSVGACGICTWEQRVFRGVRPEYPLLGGHEVGAVVLDAPASTGLRSGEVVAVSLLPRCGDCSFCRAGRSNLCSYAKAAGPHRQPHGPKGMSDLLVVPHVDVFPLAAAATCQDAALVEPTACVVHSLDRSGCRPGDLLAVFGLGFTGALHLAAARARGLRTVGIATARDVDGRAPVEADVIIEPDGRDAVRSIRAAVGSEVAAAVVTRGGSASIETAMEVVGLGGQVVLFESVTPSVPLDLTLPRLRSGEIMLTGSVSHTREDFAAAAALVASGAIPTEDLVGRSFELADVQRAMVYAVAHPGRRTMLLPRPR; translated from the coding sequence ATGAGGCAGGCGGTGTTCGTGGCACCGCGCCGAGTCGAGGTCCGCGACGTGCCCGAGCCCCAGCGGGCTGCTCAGCAGGTGCTGGTCTCGGTCGGCGCCTGCGGGATCTGCACGTGGGAGCAGCGGGTGTTCCGCGGCGTCCGACCGGAGTATCCGCTGCTCGGCGGGCACGAGGTGGGCGCGGTCGTCCTCGACGCGCCTGCTTCGACGGGTCTGCGTTCGGGAGAGGTGGTTGCCGTCTCGCTACTTCCGAGGTGCGGTGACTGCTCGTTCTGTCGAGCCGGGCGGAGCAACCTGTGCTCGTACGCGAAGGCCGCCGGCCCGCACCGGCAGCCCCACGGACCGAAGGGGATGTCCGACCTGCTCGTGGTCCCGCACGTCGACGTCTTCCCCCTCGCAGCGGCGGCGACGTGCCAGGACGCCGCGTTGGTCGAACCGACGGCCTGCGTCGTCCACTCGCTGGACCGCAGCGGATGTCGGCCGGGAGACCTGCTGGCCGTGTTCGGCCTCGGGTTCACCGGGGCCCTGCACCTTGCCGCCGCCCGAGCCCGCGGCCTGCGCACGGTCGGCATCGCGACAGCCCGCGACGTGGACGGACGCGCACCGGTCGAGGCGGATGTGATCATCGAGCCGGACGGGCGGGACGCGGTCCGGAGCATCCGCGCCGCGGTCGGATCGGAGGTGGCGGCGGCCGTCGTCACCCGTGGCGGCAGCGCGTCGATCGAGACGGCGATGGAGGTCGTCGGCCTCGGCGGTCAGGTGGTCCTGTTCGAGTCCGTGACCCCGTCGGTTCCGCTCGACCTCACCCTGCCGCGCCTGCGCAGCGGAGAGATCATGTTGACCGGTTCCGTGAGCCACACCCGCGAGGACTTCGCCGCAGCCGCGGCGCTGGTGGCGTCCGGCGCCATCCCGACCGAGGACCTGGTGGGCCGATCCTTCGAACTGGCGGACGTCCAGCGGGCGATGGTGTACGCCGTGGCCCATCCCGGCCGCCGGACGATGCTGCTGCCGAGGCCCCGATGA